One Anaerolineae bacterium DNA segment encodes these proteins:
- a CDS encoding GIY-YIG nuclease family protein — MPHVSFVLPCVIGQAQSDGPVFSLKYRTQLAYARNHPVLHRFIARFYNEGNLCIGGRRYFVARDFEGDRSLSVTLMQNACFDRGQKKFGKSLDNIRIIQLAGKPVEKSEPTFKTSKRAALPLDGTDYVYLIRAGRRKIYKIGKSNDPPARLNSLQTASPEKLKLLYAFKADNASAAEEALHFALRDFQMAGEWFKLSDEQVAALLEIEEFREKSFVAGARLFGLNEIVARLRRP, encoded by the coding sequence ATGCCCCACGTATCCTTTGTCCTGCCGTGCGTCATTGGTCAGGCGCAATCAGACGGCCCTGTGTTTTCTCTGAAATATCGGACACAACTGGCTTACGCCAGGAATCATCCTGTACTGCATCGGTTCATTGCCCGTTTTTACAACGAGGGGAATCTGTGTATAGGCGGCAGGCGTTATTTTGTGGCGCGAGATTTTGAGGGGGACAGAAGCCTGTCTGTCACCTTGATGCAAAACGCCTGTTTTGACAGGGGGCAAAAAAAGTTCGGAAAGAGCCTGGATAATATCCGCATCATCCAGCTTGCCGGTAAACCCGTTGAGAAATCCGAACCGACCTTCAAGACTTCAAAACGGGCCGCCCTACCCCTGGACGGCACAGACTACGTTTATCTTATCCGGGCCGGGCGCAGAAAAATCTACAAGATTGGCAAATCCAACGACCCGCCGGCCCGTTTGAACAGCCTGCAAACGGCAAGCCCCGAGAAGCTAAAATTACTCTACGCTTTTAAGGCGGACAATGCCAGCGCCGCAGAAGAGGCGTTACACTTCGCCTTACGCGATTTTCAGATGGCGGGGGAATGGTTCAAATTGTCGGACGAGCAGGTAGCGGCGCTGCTGGAAATTGAGGAATTCAGGGAGAAGTCTTTTGTCGCTGGCGCTCGGTTGTTTGGTTTGAATGAGATAGTGGCCAGGCTGCGACGGCCATAG